The Tepidibacter aestuarii genome contains a region encoding:
- a CDS encoding GGDEF domain-containing protein, which produces MKVVNEFENIIKNGSITTLFQPIVNLIDGETIGYEALSRGPRNSIFSSPIELLKIAEQQNKTWELELLFRIKAIEKAQSIDRSKLLFLNVDPNIIRDDKFKKGFTKEFLRKYNISPECVIFEITERTAIEDYKSFTKVLKHYVDQGYKIAVDDVGAGYSGLKTITQTKPHYIKIDMELIRDIDRDLFKQALIKSLVDLANTTNTKLIAEGIETEEELQCLIKLGVYAGQGYFLQKPADTFLDICENIKDIINKYNDRSNGFFDCRNSHNYIGDVMEETITFDISTSCEKIKEYFDNHSVEGVCIVKNNYPVGLMMKNNLNSMLAKQYGFAVYSKRPIELTMDKSPLIVEYYTPINKVLEVAMARDDDKVYDNIIVTKGYNYGGIVSIRELVKYSNTLEKNYARELNPLTGLPGNAIINRVLSDTVKYNNNNNSYIFYFDLDNFKIYNDIYGFENGDNIIKLTADIIKNNIKTLFPFNSFVGHIGGDDFVAVVEDSRDDCETLCKNIILEFDQKVLDFFCEKDINNVYIESEGRNGKKTVFNLTSISIAGLYKNLYNFKDADSLAQHMSIIKKKVKKIPHSSYIIEK; this is translated from the coding sequence ATGAAGGTAGTTAATGAATTTGAAAATATAATTAAAAATGGAAGTATAACTACATTATTTCAACCAATTGTAAATTTAATAGATGGAGAAACAATAGGATATGAGGCTTTAAGTAGAGGTCCTAGGAACTCGATTTTTTCTTCACCTATCGAATTGCTTAAAATTGCAGAACAGCAGAATAAGACGTGGGAACTTGAACTTTTATTTCGTATAAAGGCAATAGAAAAAGCGCAAAGTATTGATAGGAGTAAATTATTATTTTTAAATGTAGATCCAAATATTATACGAGATGATAAGTTTAAAAAAGGATTTACTAAAGAATTTTTAAGAAAATACAATATATCTCCAGAGTGTGTTATATTCGAAATTACTGAAAGAACTGCTATTGAAGATTATAAAAGTTTTACTAAGGTACTAAAGCATTATGTAGACCAAGGATATAAAATTGCAGTTGATGATGTAGGTGCAGGTTATTCCGGGCTTAAAACAATCACTCAAACAAAACCTCATTATATAAAAATAGATATGGAGCTTATTAGAGATATAGATAGAGATTTATTTAAACAAGCTTTAATTAAATCTTTGGTTGATTTAGCAAATACAACTAATACAAAGTTAATAGCTGAGGGTATTGAAACGGAAGAGGAGCTTCAATGCTTGATAAAATTAGGCGTATATGCTGGACAAGGGTATTTTTTACAAAAACCAGCTGATACATTTTTAGATATATGTGAGAATATAAAAGATATTATAAATAAATACAATGATAGATCAAATGGATTTTTTGATTGTAGAAACAGCCATAATTATATAGGAGATGTAATGGAAGAAACTATAACCTTTGATATTTCAACGTCTTGTGAAAAAATTAAAGAGTATTTTGACAATCATTCTGTAGAGGGTGTATGTATAGTTAAGAATAATTATCCTGTAGGTTTAATGATGAAAAACAACTTAAATTCAATGCTTGCAAAACAATATGGGTTTGCTGTGTATTCTAAAAGACCTATTGAACTTACTATGGACAAAAGCCCACTTATTGTTGAATATTATACGCCTATAAATAAAGTTTTAGAAGTTGCCATGGCAAGAGATGATGATAAAGTCTATGACAATATTATTGTGACAAAAGGTTATAATTATGGAGGAATTGTTTCAATAAGAGAACTGGTTAAATATTCTAATACCTTAGAAAAAAATTATGCAAGAGAACTAAATCCTCTAACAGGTCTTCCTGGGAATGCAATTATCAATAGAGTATTGAGTGATACTGTTAAATATAATAATAATAATAATTCTTATATTTTTTATTTTGATTTAGATAATTTTAAAATATATAATGATATATATGGATTTGAAAATGGAGATAATATTATAAAATTGACTGCAGATATAATAAAAAATAATATTAAAACTCTATTCCCTTTCAATAGCTTTGTAGGGCATATTGGAGGAGATGACTTTGTAGCTGTTGTAGAAGATTCTAGAGATGACTGTGAAACTCTTTGTAAAAATATTATTTTAGAATTTGACCAAAAGGTATTAGATTTCTTTTGTGAAAAAGATATAAATAATGTGTACATAGAATCTGAAGGTAGGAATGGGAAAAAAACTGTTTTTAATTTAACATCTATCTCTATAGCTGGGTTATATAAGAATTTATATAATTTTAAAGATGCTGATTCGCTTGCTCAACATATGAGTATTATAAAAAAGAAAGTAAAAAAAATTCCTCATAGCAGTTATATTATTGAAAAATAG
- the asrB gene encoding anaerobic sulfite reductase subunit AsrB translates to MNNPFIPQKKKVLDVIAQTDIDITYKVEFDEKLKGGQFVQVSIPRIGEAPISVSDFGDGYIEMTIRKVGKLTDEIYNLKPGDYMYLRGPYGNGFPIEKYENKHLIIAAGGTGLAPVKNIVNHFNTNIDEVKKFDLLLGFKSPKDILFKDEIENWKKNINLTLTVDNADEDWAGNSGLITEFVPNIEIENMDDVQVVIVGPPVMMKFTALEFLKLGVPKEQIWVSFERKMSCAIGKCGHCKIDETYVCLEGPVFNYTKGEELID, encoded by the coding sequence ATGAATAATCCTTTTATTCCTCAAAAAAAGAAGGTACTAGATGTAATAGCTCAAACGGATATAGATATAACATATAAGGTTGAGTTTGATGAAAAACTAAAAGGTGGTCAGTTTGTTCAGGTATCTATTCCAAGAATTGGAGAGGCTCCTATATCCGTTAGTGATTTTGGTGATGGATATATTGAAATGACAATAAGAAAAGTAGGAAAATTAACCGACGAAATATACAACTTAAAACCAGGGGATTATATGTATTTAAGAGGTCCTTATGGAAATGGATTCCCTATAGAAAAATATGAAAATAAGCATTTAATAATAGCGGCTGGAGGAACTGGTCTTGCTCCTGTTAAGAATATAGTCAATCATTTTAATACAAATATAGATGAGGTTAAAAAGTTTGATTTATTATTAGGATTTAAATCTCCTAAGGATATACTGTTTAAGGATGAGATTGAGAACTGGAAAAAGAATATAAATTTAACTTTAACTGTTGATAATGCGGATGAAGATTGGGCTGGAAACTCAGGCCTTATAACAGAATTTGTACCTAATATAGAAATAGAGAATATGGACGATGTTCAGGTTGTAATAGTTGGACCTCCTGTAATGATGAAATTTACAGCACTAGAATTCTTAAAACTTGGAGTTCCTAAAGAACAAATATGGGTTTCTTTTGAAAGAAAGATGTCTTGTGCAATAGGGAAATGTGGACATTGTAAAATAGATGAGACTTATGTATGTCTTGAAGGACCAGTATTCAATTATACAAAAGGTGAAGAATTAATAGACTAG
- the pfkB gene encoding 1-phosphofructokinase, which produces MIYTVTFNPAIDYIVNVEDFKTGEVNRVRSDIKYPGGKGINVSRVLNNFDVDTKALGFIGGFTGEFIKNYLENEGVKTDFIAVKEDTRINVKLKSNKETEINGYGPTITEENLNSLFNKIEKLSSDDILVLAGNAQKSVPRDIYAQIQNICVQNNVRVVVDTTGEALLNTLKNKPFLIKPNNHELSEMLNVDIGNIGDTIYYAKKLVDMGAQNVIISMAGDGALLICDEGVYKASTPKGEVKNSVGAGDSLIAGFLASYYKEGDILRAFKLGIATGSATAFSVDLCKKEHAMSLLNQVDIKKIS; this is translated from the coding sequence ATGATATATACAGTAACATTCAATCCAGCAATAGACTACATCGTGAATGTGGAGGATTTTAAAACAGGAGAAGTTAATAGAGTTAGAAGTGATATTAAATATCCTGGAGGAAAAGGAATTAATGTATCTAGAGTTCTTAATAATTTTGATGTAGATACAAAGGCACTAGGATTCATAGGTGGGTTTACAGGAGAGTTTATCAAGAACTATCTAGAAAACGAAGGAGTAAAGACCGATTTTATAGCTGTTAAAGAAGATACAAGAATAAATGTTAAGTTAAAGTCTAATAAAGAGACAGAGATAAACGGATATGGTCCAACCATAACAGAAGAAAATTTAAATTCTTTATTTAATAAGATAGAAAAATTAAGTAGTGATGACATATTAGTTCTTGCTGGTAATGCTCAAAAAAGTGTTCCAAGAGATATATATGCTCAAATTCAGAATATATGCGTTCAAAATAATGTAAGAGTTGTAGTAGATACTACTGGTGAAGCATTATTAAATACTTTAAAGAACAAACCTTTTTTAATAAAGCCAAACAATCATGAACTCAGTGAAATGCTAAATGTAGATATAGGTAATATAGGTGACACTATATACTATGCAAAAAAGCTTGTAGATATGGGCGCACAAAATGTAATAATATCAATGGCTGGCGATGGAGCATTACTTATATGTGATGAGGGTGTATATAAGGCGTCAACTCCAAAAGGAGAGGTTAAAAACTCTGTTGGGGCAGGAGATTCTCTTATAGCTGGTTTTTTAGCTAGCTACTATAAAGAAGGAGATATTTTAAGAGCTTTTAAACTTGGAATAGCAACTGGTAGTGCAACAGCCTTTTCTGTTGATTTATGTAAAAAAGAACATGCTATGAGTTTGCTAAATCAAGTTGACATAAAAAAAATAAGCTAA
- the asrA gene encoding anaerobic sulfite reductase subunit AsrA, with product MGFEINNKDFNKILESLKDEYKIYAPKRFSKRGRFSDTDLIRYDEINTIEEIEYKEKSQYSPKEVVYPITQTLFYFNEDEFRESTVSEKKLLIFLRACDINGMRRLDTIFLENGPYKDVYYQRLREKIKFVLIECSESFDNCFCVSMNSNKTDNYDIGIRFEDNKVTCEVKDDELKKVFETVGDKVEFEMEYVKENKFKVEVPNKDDLSVEFFNNKIWEEYSKRCIACGRCNTVCMTCSCFTTQDIAYEENPNSGERRRVWAGCHIDKFTNMAGGHEFRKDYGSRMRFKTMHKIYDYNKRFGENMCVGCGRCDDQCPQYISFAQCINKVSETLKKGEATNE from the coding sequence ATGGGATTTGAAATTAATAATAAAGATTTTAATAAAATATTGGAATCGTTAAAAGATGAATATAAAATATATGCACCAAAGAGGTTTTCTAAAAGAGGACGTTTTTCAGATACTGATTTAATAAGATATGATGAAATAAATACTATAGAGGAAATTGAGTATAAGGAAAAATCTCAATATTCACCTAAAGAGGTTGTATATCCTATAACTCAGACTTTATTTTATTTTAATGAAGATGAATTTAGGGAGTCTACTGTAAGTGAAAAGAAATTATTAATCTTCTTGAGAGCTTGTGATATAAACGGAATGAGAAGACTTGATACAATATTTTTAGAAAATGGACCATACAAAGATGTTTATTATCAAAGACTTAGAGAAAAGATTAAATTCGTTCTTATAGAGTGTAGCGAAAGTTTTGATAATTGCTTCTGTGTATCTATGAATTCAAATAAAACGGATAACTACGATATAGGGATAAGATTTGAAGATAACAAAGTTACTTGTGAAGTTAAAGATGATGAATTAAAAAAAGTATTCGAAACTGTTGGAGATAAAGTTGAATTTGAAATGGAATATGTAAAAGAAAATAAATTTAAAGTAGAAGTTCCAAATAAAGATGATTTGAGCGTAGAATTTTTCAATAATAAGATATGGGAAGAATATTCAAAAAGATGTATAGCTTGTGGTAGATGTAATACAGTATGTATGACTTGTAGCTGTTTTACTACTCAAGATATAGCTTATGAAGAAAACCCAAATAGTGGAGAAAGAAGAAGAGTATGGGCTGGATGTCATATAGATAAATTCACTAATATGGCAGGTGGACATGAGTTTAGAAAAGATTATGGATCTAGAATGCGCTTTAAAACAATGCATAAGATATATGACTATAACAAACGTTTTGGTGAAAATATGTGCGTTGGATGTGGTAGATGTGATGATCAATGTCCACAATATATATCTTTTGCACAGTGCATTAACAAGGTAAGTGAGACTTTAAAGAAGGGAGAGGCTACTAATGAATAA
- a CDS encoding PTS fructose transporter subunit IIABC, producing MKITDLLKKDTIILNLKSKTKSEVIDELVDKLNNSGRLSDKEEFKKAILNREKQFSTGVGEGIAIPHAKTSAVKTSALAFGYSKEGIDYDSMDNKPAHIFFMIAGKDGANNDHLDTLSRLSAMLMVDGFKDKLMNAKSENELLRIIDRQEEEYLKENKETETNSDDLILAVTACPTGIAHTYMAADALKNKAKDMNVNIKVETNGSTGVKNGLTKDDIKRAKAIIVAADKKVEMARFDGKKVIQVPVAKGIKDAENLINKALREDAPVYKHTGSIKSSDKTERNGFYKHLMNGVSNMLPFVVGGGILIAISFMFGIKAFDPSNPQYNSFAKLLMDIGGGSGAFGLMIPVLAGFIGMSIADRPGFAPAMVGGLIANSNGAGFLGGLIAGFLGGYVILFLKKAFSNLPLSLEGIKPVLLYPLFGIFLSGAIMLLVVVGPVQALNLAMQNWLNSMGTANKVILGLVLGGMMAVDMGGPINKAAFTFGIAMIDAGNFAPHAAVMAGGMVPPLGIAIATTIFKNRFTKSEREAGKTCYIMGASFITEGAIPFAAADPARVLPSAIIGSALAGALTMMFNVMLPAPHGGMFVIPITTNPLLYVAAILAGSFVTAFMLGALKKPV from the coding sequence ATGAAAATAACGGATCTTTTGAAAAAAGATACAATTATTCTAAATCTAAAGTCTAAGACTAAATCAGAAGTTATAGATGAACTTGTAGATAAATTGAATAATTCAGGTAGACTTTCTGATAAGGAAGAATTTAAAAAGGCTATATTAAATAGAGAAAAACAATTCTCAACTGGTGTAGGTGAAGGAATAGCAATACCTCATGCTAAAACTAGCGCTGTTAAAACTTCAGCATTAGCATTTGGATATTCAAAAGAAGGCATAGACTATGATTCTATGGACAATAAGCCTGCTCATATATTTTTCATGATAGCTGGAAAAGATGGAGCTAACAATGATCATTTAGATACTTTATCTAGATTATCAGCTATGCTGATGGTTGATGGATTTAAAGATAAACTTATGAATGCTAAAAGTGAAAATGAGTTATTAAGAATAATAGATAGACAAGAAGAAGAGTATTTAAAAGAAAATAAAGAGACTGAAACTAATAGCGATGATTTAATTTTAGCAGTAACTGCTTGTCCAACAGGTATAGCTCATACTTATATGGCGGCAGATGCTCTTAAGAATAAAGCAAAGGATATGAACGTAAATATAAAGGTTGAAACTAATGGATCAACTGGAGTTAAAAATGGACTTACTAAGGATGATATTAAAAGGGCTAAGGCAATAATAGTTGCAGCTGATAAGAAGGTTGAAATGGCAAGATTTGATGGAAAAAAGGTAATTCAAGTACCAGTTGCAAAAGGAATAAAAGATGCTGAAAATCTTATAAATAAAGCTTTAAGAGAAGATGCTCCTGTATACAAGCATACAGGGTCAATAAAATCCAGTGATAAGACTGAAAGAAATGGTTTTTATAAGCATCTTATGAATGGGGTTTCAAATATGCTACCATTCGTTGTAGGTGGGGGTATATTAATTGCTATATCTTTCATGTTTGGTATAAAGGCATTTGACCCAAGTAATCCTCAATATAATTCTTTTGCTAAATTACTTATGGATATAGGCGGAGGATCTGGTGCGTTTGGACTTATGATCCCTGTGCTTGCAGGATTTATTGGTATGAGTATAGCTGATAGACCTGGATTTGCGCCTGCCATGGTAGGTGGACTTATAGCTAATAGTAATGGTGCAGGATTCTTAGGTGGACTTATAGCAGGATTTTTAGGTGGATATGTAATACTATTCCTAAAGAAAGCGTTCTCAAATCTTCCATTATCTCTTGAAGGTATAAAACCGGTATTGCTATATCCTTTATTTGGAATATTTCTAAGTGGGGCTATAATGTTATTAGTAGTTGTTGGACCTGTTCAAGCTTTAAATTTAGCTATGCAAAATTGGTTAAACTCTATGGGAACAGCTAACAAGGTAATACTTGGATTAGTACTTGGTGGTATGATGGCAGTAGATATGGGTGGACCTATAAATAAAGCGGCATTTACATTTGGAATAGCAATGATTGATGCAGGAAACTTTGCACCTCATGCTGCGGTTATGGCTGGTGGAATGGTTCCTCCTCTTGGAATAGCAATAGCTACAACAATATTTAAAAATAGATTTACTAAGAGTGAAAGAGAAGCGGGTAAGACTTGTTATATAATGGGTGCATCATTTATTACAGAGGGAGCTATACCGTTTGCAGCTGCAGACCCTGCAAGAGTACTTCCATCTGCTATAA
- a CDS encoding Crp/Fnr family transcriptional regulator, whose protein sequence is MFENMDIFSNIDKEIIKEMKSRGLIKIYEKDEIIFSEAEEHRNVYLVCSGKIILYKSSEEGDEKIIYILGRGDFLNELCIDDKSTSANAKVMEDSKIICFSKSDTIYWMRRDFNFNMIIMNSLSNKLRRSFRQIKNLGLKKTNYRIAARLWKLARDYGCPSNENIHIDINMTHSQLASMVGTSRESVSRFLKNIERKNIIKQKNQKIIICSLSKLEDYTKSLS, encoded by the coding sequence TTGTTTGAAAACATGGATATTTTCTCAAATATAGATAAAGAAATTATAAAAGAGATGAAATCTAGAGGACTTATAAAGATTTATGAAAAAGATGAAATAATATTTAGTGAGGCTGAAGAACATCGAAATGTATATTTAGTATGCTCAGGGAAGATAATACTTTATAAATCATCAGAAGAAGGTGATGAAAAAATTATATATATACTTGGAAGAGGGGATTTCTTAAATGAACTTTGTATAGATGATAAAAGTACCTCCGCTAATGCCAAAGTTATGGAAGATAGTAAAATAATATGCTTTTCAAAGAGTGATACTATATATTGGATGAGACGAGATTTTAACTTCAACATGATTATTATGAATTCACTAAGTAATAAGCTTAGAAGGTCTTTTAGACAGATAAAGAATTTAGGTCTTAAAAAAACTAATTATAGAATAGCTGCAAGACTATGGAAGCTTGCTAGGGACTATGGATGTCCAAGCAATGAAAATATACATATAGATATCAATATGACTCATTCTCAACTTGCGTCTATGGTGGGCACTTCTAGAGAATCTGTAAGTAGATTTTTAAAAAATATTGAAAGAAAGAACATAATAAAGCAAAAAAATCAAAAGATAATAATATGCAGTTTAAGTAAACTAGAAGACTACACTAAATCCCTTTCATAA
- a CDS encoding DeoR/GlpR family DNA-binding transcription regulator: MITLLTEERHELILGALKEKGSVKINELVEITNTSESTIRRDLTFLEGINALKRVHGGATLLKGRFNEPSYKEKEVQNISEKIEIAKYAASLIEEGDCIYLDAGTTTFEMIKYIDKRDVVIVTNGLKHINELMENDINAYILGGKVKSRTRAVIGTDALKNLEKFTFDKAFIGINAIHIDYGFTTPDSEEAILKERAINYSREAFILADNSKFGEIAFVKVASFDKASIITDSKFEDYDRYLEKTRIKVVKK; encoded by the coding sequence GTGATTACATTGTTAACAGAAGAAAGACATGAATTGATATTAGGTGCTTTGAAAGAAAAAGGATCTGTCAAAATTAACGAATTAGTAGAAATCACAAATACATCAGAATCTACCATAAGAAGAGATCTTACTTTTTTAGAGGGAATAAATGCTTTAAAAAGAGTTCATGGAGGAGCTACTTTGCTTAAAGGTAGATTTAATGAGCCAAGTTATAAAGAAAAAGAAGTGCAAAATATAAGTGAAAAAATTGAAATAGCAAAATATGCAGCAAGTCTTATAGAGGAAGGAGATTGCATATACCTTGATGCAGGAACTACTACATTTGAGATGATTAAATATATAGATAAAAGAGATGTTGTTATTGTTACTAATGGACTTAAGCATATTAATGAGCTTATGGAAAATGATATCAATGCTTATATTCTTGGTGGAAAGGTAAAGTCCAGAACTAGGGCAGTTATAGGAACAGATGCATTAAAGAATTTAGAAAAGTTCACATTTGATAAAGCTTTTATAGGTATTAATGCAATTCATATTGATTATGGATTTACAACTCCAGATTCTGAAGAAGCAATACTTAAAGAAAGAGCTATAAACTACTCAAGAGAAGCATTTATACTGGCTGATAACTCTAAGTTTGGAGAAATTGCATTTGTAAAGGTCGCTAGTTTTGATAAAGCGAGTATAATAACAGACTCTAAATTTGAAGATTACGATAGATACTTAGAAAAAACTAGAATAAAGGTTGTGAAGAAGTAA
- a CDS encoding double-cubane-cluster-containing anaerobic reductase → MKDLPQIFDEFSEARRDGFLKIKKLKEDGNKIVGVYCAYTPKEVIMASGAIPVSLCGTSEEPIKEAEKHLPRNLCPLIKSSYGFSITDKCPYFYFSDLLVGETTCDGKKKMYELLAEIKPMHIMYLPQNYKTEDSINSWHKELNILKDRLESEFEVEITEDKLKEAIKLCNEERKLLKEFYQLSSLCPPAMKGFDLIKVLEGTSFKLDKKEYVKELRDLIDKVKCDYEDENNRVSKDLKRILITGCPIGGVAEKIIKTIEENNGVVVCFENCGGAKSIENLVDETIGPMEALTKHYLSIPCSCMTPNNDRLDLLSRLVDEYKVDGVIEVVLQACHTYNVETYNIKKFINNDKKIPYMALETDYSQTDIGQISTRIGAFIEML, encoded by the coding sequence ATGAAGGATTTACCTCAAATATTTGACGAATTTAGCGAAGCTAGGAGAGATGGATTTTTAAAAATTAAAAAGTTGAAAGAAGATGGAAATAAAATAGTAGGAGTATACTGTGCATACACTCCAAAAGAGGTGATTATGGCATCTGGTGCTATACCTGTATCTTTATGTGGAACTAGCGAAGAACCTATTAAAGAGGCTGAAAAGCATCTTCCTAGAAATTTATGTCCTTTAATTAAGTCAAGCTACGGATTTAGTATAACAGATAAATGTCCATACTTTTATTTTTCTGACCTACTAGTTGGAGAGACTACATGTGATGGAAAGAAAAAAATGTATGAACTTTTAGCCGAAATAAAACCTATGCACATTATGTATCTTCCTCAAAACTATAAAACAGAGGATTCTATAAATTCATGGCATAAAGAGTTAAATATTTTAAAGGATAGACTAGAGTCTGAATTTGAAGTTGAAATTACAGAAGATAAATTAAAAGAAGCTATAAAGCTGTGTAACGAAGAAAGAAAACTTTTAAAAGAATTCTATCAGTTAAGCTCATTATGCCCTCCAGCTATGAAGGGATTTGATCTTATAAAAGTATTGGAAGGTACTAGTTTTAAACTAGATAAAAAAGAGTATGTAAAAGAATTAAGAGATCTGATAGATAAAGTTAAATGTGATTATGAAGATGAAAATAATAGAGTATCTAAGGATTTAAAGAGAATACTGATAACAGGATGTCCAATTGGTGGTGTTGCTGAAAAAATAATTAAAACCATAGAAGAAAATAACGGAGTAGTTGTATGCTTTGAAAACTGTGGAGGAGCTAAATCAATTGAAAATTTAGTAGATGAAACTATTGGTCCTATGGAGGCGTTAACGAAGCACTATCTAAGTATTCCGTGTTCTTGTATGACTCCTAATAATGATAGATTAGATTTATTATCAAGACTTGTAGATGAGTATAAAGTTGATGGTGTAATTGAAGTAGTTCTTCAAGCTTGCCACACATACAATGTAGAGACATATAATATTAAGAAATTTATAAATAACGATAAAAAAATACCTTATATGGCTTTGGAAACGGATTACTCTCAAACAGATATAGGTCAGATAAGTACTCGTATAGGTGCATTTATAGAGATGCTTTAA
- a CDS encoding formate/nitrite transporter family protein, translated as MIKENLEKLAAAAKVKIKILNDNIVKYFILSMMAGIYVGFGIMLIFSIGAPLKAAGSPGLKALMGASFAIALTLVIFAGSELFTGNNMVMTVGALSKKVTWIDAIKIWVVSYFGNLIGSLLMAWTLVQTGLISKAPLSDFVLGASAGKMGAPSVELFFRGILCNMLVCLSIWMATKTKEDIAKIAFIFLCLFGFIGSGFEHSIANMTLLGMGLFIPHDPSLVSWAGFAHNLIPVTLGNMVGGAVIIGAMYFYVGTEKGGK; from the coding sequence GTGATAAAAGAGAATTTAGAAAAACTAGCCGCTGCTGCAAAAGTGAAAATAAAGATTTTAAATGATAATATTGTTAAATATTTTATACTTTCAATGATGGCTGGAATTTATGTAGGATTTGGAATTATGCTTATTTTTTCTATAGGAGCACCACTTAAAGCTGCAGGTTCTCCTGGACTTAAGGCTTTAATGGGAGCAAGCTTTGCAATTGCATTAACATTAGTTATATTTGCAGGATCAGAACTTTTTACAGGAAACAATATGGTAATGACAGTAGGAGCCTTATCAAAGAAAGTAACTTGGATAGATGCTATAAAAATATGGGTTGTAAGTTATTTTGGTAATTTAATTGGTTCTTTATTAATGGCATGGACATTAGTTCAAACAGGACTTATATCTAAAGCTCCACTAAGTGATTTTGTATTAGGAGCTAGTGCTGGTAAGATGGGAGCACCATCTGTAGAATTATTCTTTAGAGGTATATTATGTAACATGTTAGTGTGTTTATCAATATGGATGGCTACGAAGACTAAAGAAGACATAGCAAAAATCGCATTTATATTCTTATGTTTATTTGGATTCATAGGATCTGGATTTGAGCATAGTATAGCTAATATGACACTTCTTGGAATGGGATTATTTATTCCACATGATCCTAGTTTAGTATCTTGGGCAGGATTTGCACATAATTTAATACCTGTAACACTCGGAAATATGGTAGGAGGAGCAGTTATAATAGGAGCTATGTACTTTTATGTTGGAACTGAAAAAGGAGGTAAATAG
- the asrC gene encoding sulfite reductase subunit C, which produces MSLDLNVKKMKKNAYRITKHRNTTSLRVRVPGGEISADLLSIVNDIANKYGNGKIHITTRQGFEIMGIPFDKVDEVNLMAKSLIEGLEINAVDPKSGYPAAGTRNVSACIGNKVCPFANYNTTEFAKKIEKAIFPNDHHVKIALTGCPNDCIKAHMQDFGIIGMADVEYDMNRCIGCEACVKNCSKRATGALTTKDGKVKRDSRRCIGCGECALKCPTSAWSRNPEKKYKLVIMGRTGKKNPRIAMPFMEWVDEETIIKVILNTYDYIDEYIDRSLPKEHIGYIVDRTGYPVFKEYALRGTNLGPEVKVAEFIDFGGYKYEKDAFMNYAE; this is translated from the coding sequence TTGTCATTAGACTTAAATGTAAAAAAAATGAAGAAGAATGCATATAGAATAACTAAACATAGGAACACTACATCTCTTCGTGTTCGTGTACCTGGAGGGGAAATAAGTGCAGATCTTTTAAGTATAGTAAATGATATAGCAAATAAATATGGAAACGGAAAAATTCATATAACTACAAGACAAGGTTTTGAAATAATGGGTATACCTTTTGATAAAGTAGATGAAGTAAACCTTATGGCGAAATCTTTAATAGAAGGTCTTGAAATAAATGCGGTAGATCCTAAAAGTGGTTATCCAGCAGCAGGAACTAGAAATGTGTCTGCATGTATAGGAAATAAAGTCTGTCCATTTGCAAACTATAATACTACTGAATTTGCAAAAAAAATAGAAAAGGCAATATTTCCAAATGATCACCATGTGAAAATTGCTTTAACAGGATGTCCAAACGACTGCATAAAGGCTCATATGCAGGATTTTGGAATAATAGGGATGGCAGATGTAGAGTATGATATGAATAGGTGTATAGGTTGTGAAGCATGTGTTAAGAACTGTAGTAAAAGAGCAACAGGCGCACTTACTACGAAGGATGGAAAGGTAAAAAGAGACAGTAGAAGATGTATAGGATGTGGAGAATGTGCTCTTAAATGTCCTACTAGTGCTTGGTCTAGAAATCCAGAAAAAAAATATAAATTAGTTATAATGGGTAGAACAGGAAAGAAAAATCCAAGAATAGCAATGCCTTTTATGGAATGGGTAGATGAAGAGACTATAATTAAGGTTATACTTAATACTTATGACTATATAGATGAGTATATAGATAGATCTTTACCAAAAGAGCATATAGGTTATATTGTTGATAGAACAGGTTATCCTGTATTTAAAGAGTATGCTCTAAGAGGAACTAATCTTGGACCTGAAGTTAAGGTTGCTGAGTTTATAGATTTTGGTGGATATAAGTACGAAAAAGATGCATTTATGAATTATGCAGAATAG